The genomic window GAACCACTCATGAAGGCTATATGCATTGTATTTTTCATTGTGTAGTACATGATCTGCACTTTAACTGGTCAATTACATTTACCACATCGATATAGAGAAGTatacaaataaatgaaacaattATTAAATGTACAGCAGATAAATGGTGAGTTGTCCATATAATTGTAGGGTAACCGGTCCACAATAATCCATCTTATTGATGTGAGTGGCTTACATGCCCAAAGTAAGACCATCTCATCCATAGAGTGGGTGGGTCACATGTCCCCTGTTGGTTTTGATTGAGAACCCTGCAATTAAAaagagaaattgtgaaataaactgaaaaaacatgtattttcatTTCACTATAAATTTGCATGTGCCAAATCACATACTCACTCAACTACTCATTTTTAAGCACATAAAAGGGAAAACATCGGCCTCAATTTTTGAGTCACATTTGGGTCCAGATACAGCTGCCAAACATGGCAATCAATTTCCTTGTTATCCTCATGTGTTTCTGTCATTATGACAGTACTGAGTATACATCAGTGTAACAAAAGCCATTTCATTACATGATTAATAACTAGAGAGCATAAGAATatctaatacaatatttaatacagATTTAGATACTTCCATTAGCCCCCTCATTTTGTACATGTGTTGCaacttacatttatttaattagatattttattattcatagcTGTGAAATGAAAGTTAacggaatattctgggttcaacgcaagttaagctcaatggctCTGACtcgtcctttcttttctttaaaaaaagcaaaaatcaaggtaactgtgaggcacttacaattgaagtgaatttttggagggattaaaggcagaaatgtgaacctCAAATTTTTATAATttggatttttttctctctctctctctttttctccccaatttggaatgcccaattcccaatgcgctctaagtcctcgtggtggcgtagtgactcgcctcaatccgggtggcggaggatggatctcagttgcctccgcgtctgagaccgtcaatccgcgcatcttatcacgtggctctttgagcgcgttaccgtggagacgtagtgcatgtggaggcttcacgctattctccgcggcatccacgcacaacttaccatgcaccccaccgagagcgagaaccacattatagcgaccacgaggaggttatcccatgtgactctaccctccctagcaaccgggccaatatggttgcttaggaagcctgactggagtcactcatcacaccctggattcaaactcttgACTcctggtgtggtagtcagcgtcaacactcgctgagctaccaattaattcttttgttaaaacttgtatattatttgagctgtaaagttgtttaaattgtcgtttttacagtcgttttaaggcTTTAGGGTTTATGACAAAGTTATAAATTTGGATATAACtgtacatagaaaaggttagtaagtgattttatcacgctaaaatcatgttaacgcacatattgtttacgtcttgtggctatgcttttgaaacagtgtgcattttaatgtttacggactggtcccattcacttccattgtaagtgtctcactgtaacacagatttagcttttctttgttttaagaaatcgagggacaagttgaaatacatttttgaagttATTAtaccacaaacgctgtcgattgagcttaaccagaatattcctttaaaaaaatgtataataggaACACTTAAAAATCATCTGAATAGTTCAAGTAGGTTTAGCTGCAGACTAGAGACCTCAAAAtcggggcggaatctccaaaagagggcggagtTACTCTATAAGGGGGCGTggctactccaaaagggggttgttcCAACTCAAAAAAGGGGCATCATTTCCACTCACAGTTAAAGTTAGGGAAAgtgttaggtaaggggctccctatatctttaatggcagTTTGGCGCTCCCGCCCCCTTTTTGGAGCAGCTTTTCCCTTCTTGAATAGtgtggtgtcatttccaacaGATGGAGCTATTTCCTTATCACACTTAGGCAGGTCACATGTCTGGCCACTCCTGATATGACCATGATACTTTAGTGTAACCAATATGTTGTCTCCAAAGAACGGCACTACTTTGATGTTAAAGttattcaaatcaatatttaCGCTGTTTTCTCTGATGGCACATATCTGTTATCTTAGTACATTATTGATATAGGTCAGTTATAGTAAATAGACAAGCTGCTATGTCTCTAAAGGAAATGTTTTCACCTTTCTCTTCAACCATATTTGTTTCCATAGTGCAGTTGTCTCCAGATATCTTTCAGTTCCTCTTCCTCCTGTTGGAAAAGCCAGTGACCCGGCTGAAGAACCCCCTCCGTGCTGATGTCAGGCTTCTCTGCACAGGTAACTCTCATTTCTTCAGTCTCTTTCACTGTGTCGCTGAAACACACTGCACAGTCTCTCACACCACAGTTTATGACACGGGCGCTCTTACGAGAGACAGAGGCGTGCGACGGGGATCTTACCTTTATGTATTTGGATGCATAGTATAAGTGACCATTCAGGTCTTTTATTTTGGTGTAAACACTAATGCATTCTTTGCCACAGGTTGATGAAGAAGGGCAGCATTGATTGGCTGCGGTGTTGGCTTTGGAGGAATCGTTACAGCTGTTCAGAGATGGTTTGTCTGGCCGACTGTATTGCCACTGAGGGCATTCAACTGGTGTGGTGAACCTCTCTTGCATCAAGACTCGGTTATGTACATCCTTAACATCACTGGTTGGTTCTACATCTTCCAAGTCTTCCAGAGTAAACACTTCACAGTCTGCATTAGGATCTGCATCCACTTCAGTTTGTTTAGTATAAATGACTGGTTCTACCTCCACTGGAGTTTGAGATGAGCATACAAGTTGGCTATTTGAGTCAGATGGGTTGTCATAAACCAGGCCAGGTCCAATATCTTTTTTGTTCTCCATGTCTGAGACACTGTTGTGAAATCTCTTGGGAAGACTGAAGCTAAGTTTGGATCCCAGAGACAGATAAGAGCAGATGTTTTTAACTGGTCCGCTCTGAGTCTTGATAGTACTAGGCAAATTGTCATAATTGACCGAATCCACCGGTAACATGCTCTCTTTAATGAACACCTGAGGTTTGGAGTTTGATTGACTTTCCTGACCCCTCCTCTCTCCTTCTGGCCAAGTGTTACACCTCTGCCTGAAAATGTTGGAAGGTTTGCCAGATCCTTCCAATCCTACATTGCCAAGCGTGGAGTGCCTTCGATGCTCACCATTCCTGCTTCTGATCGGCTCTTTCCGCATGAACACAGAACTGGCACTGAATCTGTTGTGGTTGCAAACAGTCCCTCCCTCAGGTGTGACATTTTGCAAGAGGAAGGAGGATGGATGGGAGGAAGAAAGGGACACTGATAAAGAACACAAGGCGGAGGTTGTTTTATCCTCCCCTGTTGCATGTGATGGGGATTTGTAATTGTCTGAGACATGCAAATACGTGAATACCTGCCAAAGACAGAGACAAATGCAAACAGTTAGATAAGCGTTCCTGCTGGAATGCAACTTACATCTAATAATAACAATCCCATATTGCATAGCCAGCTAATAATGGCCCACACACATTCTGAGGATTTTTACAATCGTATGGATCTCGAATGCATACGTACCCAGCTGTGATGAGAAGCACGACTAATCTGATTGCATGCCAAGTTAATAAATCCTATACTTTGGCATGCATCTTTACACTTGCACACCACCAGGAGGCATTTAGAAGCAGCTGACGCCATGGAAACTTAATCATGAGATCATTCTTTTACCATATGGGATAGGATGTACAGAGCAGGGAGAATAATAAGCGCACACATGCCTGGTTTGTGTGCAAGCTTTGAGCTCAGTTTGGTATGTGTTTGAAGCTTTACACACTCTGTAGGGccgtcagtcgattaaaatatttaatcacaagCAATTGCACAATTATTTCGTAGTTAATGTGTCATCAACACATTCAGTTCagagaatgcaacacatacttgctaaacagaaatatatatatatatatatatatatatatatatatatatatatatatatatatatatatacagtatatactgtacagtactgggtagtaacggattacatgtaatttggattacgtaatcagattatgaAAAATCAAGTATTTGTAATTGGATTGTAACGaggttcgggaaaggaggatgtGGGAATCAAATTAACAATCAACAAAACTTTAATGAGACACCAATATAAAACTGAAAGATaacgacacacacacagagcggttgtgtgcgtctctctctctctctttctctttcgaGAACTGGTGCCCCCGGTTCCTCTTtttccctctcccggctgattgggctgattcagcgcagGGCGTTCATCGTtacggcccagccacaccctcctcctcatcatatggattaaattacattttaaaatactcataatctgactgcagttacttttttatggattacatgattgcaTGTTAattaggcaatggcagtaaactgttcataatttattgatcacaGTAATTTTAGCCTACAGATTTGCATTTGGTAACTCTTCATGTGTTTTCTGAAGAGAGGGTTGTGAAATTGCACACAGACCTGATACAGGTCATTAGTGAGGTGAAGACTGAGCAGTCTAAATCAGCATTTGACCACTGGAtgcaataattcaataataaaatatatctataatgtttacatgcacaatctttttatttatatatttatttttatccccttttctcccaatttggaatgcccaattcccactacttagtaggtccttgtggagGTGCTGTTACTCACCTctatccaggtggtggaggacaagtctcaatctgcgcatcttatcacgtggctcgttgtgcatgacaccacagagactcacagcatgtggaggctcatgctactctccgcaatccacacacaacttaccatgtgccccactgagagcgagaaccactaattgcgatcacaaggaggttaccccatgtgactctacccttcttagcaatcgggccaatttggttgcttaggagacctggctggagtcactcagcacgccctggattagaactcgcaactccatggttggtagtcagcgtctttactcactgagctacccaggccccacatgcACAATCTTATACGATAAtgcttaaaagtgctgtaagttattttatccattctacttccacgagactgagacgttgaattagccacgcccctctttccaaagccccgcactccaaagataccaaatgatcTTTATAGAGACAGACATCTtgcagaaacagttgttaaaaacaacagcagcaaacagtttaagcataaaccgatcaacacaggtagatttttgcccattacctccAATTACGTCTTCATGTAAGCACGTTTAGCagcgttcttaccagcttatctaaTGTGTGCAAATGCTGCAtgcatgtctgtttacattttgatgtcaaaagaataaccagaagatttcaaatctcatgtagaTGAGGTTTTCTTGCGTTGTCAGATTTTTGGAACAAACATATCTTTGATAGGTATCAGCGTATTGCTGCGCATGTTAACGTACTCTGTGACGCAGTACAGAATGAAACTGTTATGAcgtcaaatgaataaatgtttgtaCAGTGTAATTATTTAAGCATTAAAGTTGACTTCTAATTTGAAGTTATGCTTACTCTGTGAGTGACTTCAGCTGGCACTTCATGACGCAGGTGTTCGTTGCTTTGGTTCTGTAAGACTTGATTTGTGTCTGATGGCGTTTGGTTTGTTTCTTGATCGCTGTGCGATTGTTTTGTCCACTCTTGGTTGTATCTTGGTGACTGTTGGTTTTGCAGTTGATGCATGACCGATAGCTCTGGCTTTTCCATCTGATCCATGCCTGGTGATAGATGATGGTGTTTTTGGATGTTGACAGGTGATTGCAGGCCTTCTGTAAGGTAGTTGCAAAACGATGGTTGAACATTGCATGGCGACGATTGGCATGGTGACTTAACTGGTTGACCGTGATTGGTGTTGTTTGTTGACTTCTGTTCCTGTGCTGTATTTCCACAAGATGACTTGTGCTCTGTCTCTTCAGTGATACTTGATACATTTGGGAGTATCTCTAGTGTCCGTTGCATTGGCAATGAGTTGTTGTCTTGTAACTGCTGTGTGTGCACCTGAATGTTGCTTGTTGACTCtcgtatttgttcttttttgggGGTTGATAAATGAATGTCATTTGAGATGCAGTGAAATTCACTATTGTTAGGTGACCATTGCTTTTTCACTTTGTTGATCTCTGAGGACTGCTCATCAAAGCTTAAAATGAGACAAATGCTTGAGCCAAGGGATGTCTTCGCAAGGCAGGACTCCTGACTTACAACACTGGACACATCTTGACTCCCAATCTTTTGTTTGCGGTTGTTTTGAGAGGGTTGTGCTTCAATAGTGCCTCCCATTCCCTCTTCGTTTATAATGCACAGACTTTCAGATGAAAGCTTTTTTAGAACACAAGGAAAAATATAAGCAATCATTTAGACATGAAAGATTAATGCATGCTGCATTATTTCAAATTACTATTTGGCTCTCTGGAatccttgattctgattggtcaattgcaccATCCAGtcagatatttctgaataatgaccgcACTTTCAAGGATAAAGTGATATCAGACTGAGATTTCTACAAGTAAGCTAGCAAGTAACTCactattttatgtccatttatttatttggcaagtagctgtgtaataagctgaataatgagcagtcaaaAGGTCATTTTCGtaatataaacaccaacagaactgatGCAAACCAGACTTGGAATTCAGCAGTTTCTGAAGACTCTGCGGCCTCTTTCTTCGCACTTAATGACGTAATTTCGTCTTGAATCATTATTTAGtgtccattaaaggaatattccaggttcaatacaagttaagctcagtcgacagcatttgtggcatttctttagaaaaaaaaaaaaaaacagtttttgggttccagtgaggcacttataatggaagtgaatgggggccaatccgtaaacgttaaaatactcactgtttcaaaagtatagccacaagatgtaaacaatgggacagattcactaaacagctgCACCACTTTTGCACgtttatcatgaataaagcacagctgttgaccaatcagcgtCCAGGACCGTAACTATCTGTTATATAATAAGTAATATGAGTCATGTtaaaaaacaaccttctgttggaCAAGATAATTTGTTCTCTCTGGTCTCTCATTTTGGTCTCCTTTAAGTTGCTCTCTTTGAGTGCGCCAATTGACTTGGATCCATTTTAGCATGCTTTGCAACTCATCTGTCCTCTCTTTGATCTGGAGACGGAAAGATTATTCAAGAACACATCACAATGAACATCCTGGATATGGACACCATATATTTATAGTTAGTAAATCCATCACACACTCACGATGTTTTTAAACTGAGTCTCCTCTTGCATAAGCATTTGTCCAGCTGCAGCCAGTTTGTTAAACTCGTCCAGCTTTGTTTCAATGCTGCAATCCATTTCTGCAACTTCACTCTCTCTCCAGGCGGCACTGCCAGCGAGGACACGAGATCTGGTGTTTTCTGTCCACGTACTACAGGAAACagtatcaaaatatcaaatgcaTCCTAAATGAATACAACAACTAATATTAATGATGCAAATAAAAACCGTATAGGCTATGGGAACATACTTTATGATAAAGTTGTtgatattaaatataaaacattcatTATGTAATGCAGCGAGATGATTATATCCAAATTAGTCAAGCTTTCTCTTCTTACATCATGTGCAAGATAGTTTTCGAAATAGTCCTGAATGTGGTGGAACTTCTCCAGGCGACCTCTGTTTTCTGCCATGTTGCGGCCTACTTCCTCCCAAGCCTGCAGAATCGCCTGAACTTCTTCCCTGAGTGTGTCTCTCTGTTCTGGGGAAGGAACCTGCAGTTGACAGGCTAGTCTCTCCATGTCTGTCACCTCTCCCTCAATAATGTGATAATGAGCCTTTATGAGAAAGAGTTGTTGTTTAACAACATgacaaccctactgaaaagaccagttCAGACCAGCATAAATTTCAGTATAGCCATGCTGTTCATTAGCAAAACTTTGCTGGTGAAGCTGGTCGTGCTTTCTAATGATGCTGGTTGATCAAGGATGTCTTGCTGGCTTAGTTAGTCAAGTAGCGTTGCTGGGAcatcagcacaccagcatcccatgcaagcagtccctccaggatttgcGGCATGTTTTCCTGATTATTGtggcccaaaatgactgaatttgctgcagCTTTTCTCAAATACGGCAATGCAATTAGtggcatttttttatatatttttttacagtgaaaactcacaaatcatcatcgTATACCTGTGCTATTTGTGTCAATGATGGTGTAAATGCAattgcatgtaaatgttttagcgcacaataactgaatatgcagttagcaagcaaATACACCGaaaaaataccatacatttaggGGAAGCCTGTAATATGGCAATTGGAAGATCCTTAATTAATTTTGAATTAAAATGTtgtgcctcagacaatgcaaggaAACTTTTCGAAGGTTGAAATTGACCTACAATAAatttgtaaactaaaaacacaaatgaggattcaataattagtcCTATTGCAATTATTACACTGTCTGATACAGAAATATGATGCATggccatatacaaacataaacaattatagtttatatatttgagcatttatatgCATAGTCAAATTCCACAAgtatttggaaaaaaatatatgttacatatatgaaaatggcaaatattgtaatattttgaaatatataataTGTTGCATATCTGTACATATACATGATATGACCTTTTAATGTCAGTTAATTTTCTAATTAATTGTTTAGCATTTATTGCCATTTATCAGATTCTCTCACTCTGttacaagcatttgttttgccgctaTCAAACATGTAT from Myxocyprinus asiaticus isolate MX2 ecotype Aquarium Trade chromosome 35, UBuf_Myxa_2, whole genome shotgun sequence includes these protein-coding regions:
- the LOC127425903 gene encoding uncharacterized protein LOC127425903, whose translation is MDCSIETKLDEFNKLAAAGQMLMQEETQFKNIIKERTDELQSMLKWIQVNWRTQREQLKGDQNERPERTNYLVQQKLSSESLCIINEEGMGGTIEAQPSQNNRKQKIGSQDVSSVVSQESCLAKTSLGSSICLILSFDEQSSEINKVKKQWSPNNSEFHCISNDIHLSTPKKEQIRESTSNIQVHTQQLQDNNSLPMQRTLEILPNVSSITEETEHKSSCGNTAQEQKSTNNTNHGQPVKSPCQSSPCNVQPSFCNYLTEGLQSPVNIQKHHHLSPGMDQMEKPELSVMHQLQNQQSPRYNQEWTKQSHSDQETNQTPSDTNQVLQNQSNEHLRHEVPAEVTHRVFTYLHVSDNYKSPSHATGEDKTTSALCSLSVSLSSSHPSSFLLQNVTPEGGTVCNHNRFSASSVFMRKEPIRSRNGEHRRHSTLGNVGLEGSGKPSNIFRQRCNTWPEGERRGQESQSNSKPQVFIKESMLPVDSVNYDNLPSTIKTQSGPVKNICSYLSLGSKLSFSLPKRFHNSVSDMENKKDIGPGLVYDNPSDSNSQLVCSSQTPVEVEPVIYTKQTEVDADPNADCEVFTLEDLEDVEPTSDVKDVHNRVLMQERFTTPVECPQWQYSRPDKPSLNSCNDSSKANTAANQCCPSSSTCGKECISVYTKIKDLNGHLYYASKYIKVRSPSHASVSRKSARVINCGVRDCAVCFSDTVKETEEMRVTCAEKPDISTEGVLQPGHWLFQQEEEELKDIWRQLHYGNKYG